From Agrobacterium vitis:
CGGTTGCGATCGGCATGTCGGTCTGGCGGGCGCGCGAGGCCAAGAATGTTGCGACCTACGGATCGGCGCGCTGGGCCGAGCCGGAGGAAGTGAAGGCTGCCGGTCTGCTCGACCAGGACGGTGTTGTTCTCGGCAGGCTTGATCGGGCCTATCTGCGGCATGATGGCCCGGAGCACGTCTTATGTTTTGCGCCCACGAGATCGGGCAAGGGCGTCGGCCTGGTCGTGCCCTCGCTGCTCACCTGGCCAGGTTCGGCCATCGTCCACGACATCAAGGGGGAGAACTGGACACTCACCGCCGGCTTCCGATCCCGGCACGGCCGCGTGCTGCTGTTTGACCCGACCAATGCACGATCGGCAGCCTACAATCCGCTACTCGAGGTGCGGCGGGGTGAATGGGAAGTCCGCGACGTCCAGAACATTGCCGACATCCTGGTCGATCCGGAAGGGTCGCTGGACAAAAGGAACCATTGGGAGAAGACCAGCCACGCGCTGCTGGTCGGAGCGATCCTGCACGTCCTTTATGCCGAGAAGGACAAGACGCTGGCCGGCGTCGCGGCATTTCTGTCCGATCCGAAGCGGCCGATCGAATCGACGCTCGCTGCGATGATGAAGACCGCGCATCTGGGTGACGCAGGCCCGCACCCGGTTATCGCGTCGGCCGCGCGTGAGCTGCTGAACAAATCCGACAACGAGCGATCGGGCGTGCTGTCGACCGCCATGTCGTTTCTGGGCCTGTACCGCGATCCTGTCGTTGCCGAAGTGACGCGGCGCTGCGACTGGCGCATTACCGACATCGTTGGCAGCAAGCGCCCGACGACGCTTTACCTCGTCGTGCCGCCGTCCGACATCAATCGCACCAAGCCGCTCATTCGCCTCATCCTCAACCAGATTGGCCGCCGTTTGACCGAGGATTTGCAGGCGAGGGGCGGGCGTCACCGGCTACTGCTGATGCTGGACGAGTTTCCGGCATTGGGCAGGCTGGATTTTTTCGAGAGCGCCTTGGCCTTCATGGCGGGCTATGGCCTCAAATCATTCCTGATCGCCCAGTCGCTGAACCAGATCGAGAAAGCCTATGGGCCGAACAACTCGATCCTCGACAACTGCCATGTGAGGGTGTCGTTCGCGACGAATGACGAAAGGACGGCGAAGAGGGTGAGCGACGCGCTTGGCACCGCCACCGAAATGAAGGCGATGAAGAACTATGCCGGGCATCGGCTGTCGCCCTGGCTCGGGCATTTGATGGTCTCGCGCTCGGAAACCGCGCGACCGCTGCTCACCCCTGGCGAGATCATGCAGCTTCCCCCGGCTGACGAAATCGTCATGGTCGCAGGAACGCCGCCGATCCGGGCGAAGAAGGCGCGATACTTCGAGGACGCAAGGTTTCAGGAGCGGATACTGCCGCCGCCGAAGCTGGTCCGTACCGGCGAACCGCATCCGGACGACTGGAGCCGCCTGCCGATCCCGGCTCATCTCCCGTTCAACGAAGCTGTGGCGGGCACCGCCGAGGAGGATGAGGATCCGACCGAATCCGAGCGCCGGCGTCAACCCGAACTGAGCCGCGTGAAACCTGTCGAGAAGAAGGAGCCCATCGAAAACGAATTCGAGATCGATCCTCCCGATGAGATGGAGGAGGAAGCCACCCGGAACCGCCGAATGGCCCGCCTCATGCAAGGTGTGGCGCGACAGGTCTCGCTTGATCCGAATGACGGGATGGAGCTGTGAGCACCATGACTGGCAGAAAAAAGAAAGCGCAGATCTCCGTCTATCTCGAACCTGACGTCATGACGATGCTCTCGGATTATGCAGCGCGCCGGGAGCAGCCGATGTCTTTGATTGCGGAGGCGGCCGTCGCTTCCTTCCTGTCGCCGGACGACGCCGAACGGCGGGAGGCATTGATCGCCAAGCGCCTCGATCAGATCGACCGCCGCATGACGCGGCTGGAGCGCGATGTCGGTATCTCGGTCGAAACGCTGGCCGTCTTCGTCCGCTTCTGGCTCGCCACCACGCCAGCCTTGCCTGAACCGGCCGCACAGGCGGCGCGGGCCAAGGCCGGCGAACGCTACGAGGCGTTCGTCACGGCACTCGGCCGACGTCTGGCACAGGGGCCGAAACTCAGGCAGGAAATCTCTGAGGACATCGCCGACTCATCTGACGGACAGGTCTCGCCACACGCGGGTACATACCGCAAATAGTCGTCGCCTCGGTTGGTTCAAGAAGACAGCTCCATCGCCGTTTTCCTGTATTTGCACGCTATACTACTACGACGCCATTTCCTTGTTGAATCGCATGAACTTCCGGCTCTTTTAATCATCCCCGTCCGGGGACAGTCTGATTTCCCCGGCGAGAAACGGGGATCGGATGGCAGTCTCGCATCGAAATTCGGAAGGCTTTGCGCGTGGCGCTCGGATGTTGCGCACCGCGCTGGGTGCTGCCATCGCCCGCTTTCTGGAAGATCCCGGCGTTGTCGAAGTGATGCTCAATCCCGATGGGCGCTTGTGGATCGACCGTCTCTCGGAGGGCATGTCCGACACCGGCGAGCGCATCTTGCCCGCGGATGGCGAACGCATCATCCGACTGGTTGCTCACCATGTCGGCGCGGAGGTTCATGCCGGCGCCCCGCGTGTT
This genomic window contains:
- a CDS encoding conjugal transfer protein TraG is translated as MSATKILWGQILTVFLIVLMTTWGATQWTAWRLGFQPQLGQPWFELAGWPIYYPPAFFWWWYFYDAYAPPIFVEGGMIAASGGFIAIAVAIGMSVWRAREAKNVATYGSARWAEPEEVKAAGLLDQDGVVLGRLDRAYLRHDGPEHVLCFAPTRSGKGVGLVVPSLLTWPGSAIVHDIKGENWTLTAGFRSRHGRVLLFDPTNARSAAYNPLLEVRRGEWEVRDVQNIADILVDPEGSLDKRNHWEKTSHALLVGAILHVLYAEKDKTLAGVAAFLSDPKRPIESTLAAMMKTAHLGDAGPHPVIASAARELLNKSDNERSGVLSTAMSFLGLYRDPVVAEVTRRCDWRITDIVGSKRPTTLYLVVPPSDINRTKPLIRLILNQIGRRLTEDLQARGGRHRLLLMLDEFPALGRLDFFESALAFMAGYGLKSFLIAQSLNQIEKAYGPNNSILDNCHVRVSFATNDERTAKRVSDALGTATEMKAMKNYAGHRLSPWLGHLMVSRSETARPLLTPGEIMQLPPADEIVMVAGTPPIRAKKARYFEDARFQERILPPPKLVRTGEPHPDDWSRLPIPAHLPFNEAVAGTAEEDEDPTESERRRQPELSRVKPVEKKEPIENEFEIDPPDEMEEEATRNRRMARLMQGVARQVSLDPNDGMEL
- a CDS encoding CopG family transcriptional regulator, with amino-acid sequence MTGRKKKAQISVYLEPDVMTMLSDYAARREQPMSLIAEAAVASFLSPDDAERREALIAKRLDQIDRRMTRLERDVGISVETLAVFVRFWLATTPALPEPAAQAARAKAGERYEAFVTALGRRLAQGPKLRQEISEDIADSSDGQVSPHAGTYRK